One Thermoanaerobacter pseudethanolicus ATCC 33223 DNA window includes the following coding sequences:
- the pcp gene encoding pyroglutamyl-peptidase I: MKILVTAFDPFGGENINPSYEVLKNLKDNIEGAEIIKIQVPTVFYLSVEKVIEKIKEVKPDAVLSIGQAGGRYDITVERIAINIDDARIPDNIGQQPIDTPIDPEGAPAYFATIPIKEIVEEIKKENIPASISNTAGTFVCNHLMYGILNYVHKNGLNIKAGFIHIPYLPVQVLNKPYTPSMSLGDMVKAIETAIKVIAKKSR, encoded by the coding sequence ATGAAAATACTAGTAACAGCTTTTGATCCTTTTGGGGGGGAAAATATTAACCCTTCTTATGAAGTATTAAAAAACTTGAAAGATAATATAGAAGGTGCGGAGATAATTAAGATTCAGGTTCCTACTGTTTTTTATCTTTCTGTTGAGAAAGTAATAGAAAAAATAAAGGAAGTTAAGCCGGATGCAGTTCTAAGTATTGGACAGGCTGGCGGGCGATATGATATAACTGTTGAAAGAATAGCGATTAATATTGATGATGCTAGAATTCCAGATAATATAGGGCAACAACCAATTGATACCCCGATTGACCCTGAAGGTGCTCCAGCTTATTTTGCTACTATTCCCATAAAAGAGATAGTAGAAGAGATAAAAAAAGAAAATATACCGGCATCAATTTCTAATACAGCAGGTACGTTTGTGTGCAATCATTTAATGTATGGAATTCTCAATTATGTTCACAAAAACGGATTAAATATTAAAGCAGGCTTTATTCACATACCTTATTTGCCAGTGCAAGTTTTGAATAAGCCTTATACTCCTTCCATGTCTTTAGGGGATATGGTTAAAGCTATAGAAACTGCTATAAAAGTAATTGCAAAAAAAAGTAGATAG
- the ltrA gene encoding group II intron reverse transcriptase/maturase, giving the protein MDSKDMQRLQTTQQRGYPLNREMEFQKTTEVHSISSASKDRRNDVQRYTSKMLEMIVERGNMRAAYKRVVANKGSHGVDGMEVDELLPYLKENWATIKQQLLEGKYKPQPVRRVEISKPDGGVRLLGIPTALDRLIQQAIAQILNRVYNHTFSDSSYGFRPGRSAKDAIKAAEAYINEGYTWVVDMDLEKFFDRVNHDIIMSKLEKRIGDKRVLKLIRRYLESGVMINGIKVSTEEGTPQGGPLSPLLANIMLDELDKELEKRGHKFCRYADDCNIYVKSRSAGNRVMKSIKKFIESKLKLKVNEAKSAVDRPWRRKFLGFSFYTKENEVRIRIHEKSIKRFKEKVREITNRNKGISMENRIKRLNQITTGWVNYFGLADAKSIMKTLDEWIRRRLRACIWKQWKKIKTKHDNLVKLGVEEQKAWEYANTRKGYWRISNSPILNKTLTNKYFESIGYKSLSQRYLIVHNS; this is encoded by the coding sequence ATGGACTCGAAAGATATGCAGAGACTGCAGACAACTCAACAAAGAGGCTATCCGTTGAATAGAGAAATGGAATTTCAAAAGACAACGGAAGTGCATAGTATATCATCGGCGTCAAAAGATAGAAGAAACGATGTACAAAGATATACCAGCAAGATGCTTGAAATGATAGTAGAACGAGGAAACATGAGAGCAGCATACAAGCGCGTTGTTGCAAATAAAGGAAGCCATGGAGTCGATGGGATGGAAGTAGATGAACTTCTACCGTATCTCAAAGAAAACTGGGCAACCATAAAACAACAACTGCTGGAGGGGAAATACAAACCACAACCAGTGCGAAGAGTAGAAATTTCCAAACCAGATGGAGGAGTAAGACTACTAGGAATACCTACAGCACTAGATAGGCTAATACAACAAGCAATAGCCCAAATACTAAATAGAGTCTACAACCATACATTTTCTGATAGCAGTTATGGATTTAGACCAGGACGCAGTGCAAAAGACGCAATAAAAGCCGCAGAAGCATACATAAATGAAGGATACACATGGGTTGTAGATATGGACTTAGAAAAGTTCTTTGACAGAGTAAACCACGACATAATAATGTCCAAACTAGAAAAGCGGATAGGAGACAAAAGAGTACTAAAGTTAATACGAAGATACCTAGAATCAGGAGTAATGATAAACGGAATCAAAGTATCAACAGAAGAAGGGACACCCCAAGGAGGGCCATTAAGTCCACTATTAGCAAACATAATGTTGGACGAACTAGACAAAGAACTTGAGAAACGAGGGCATAAATTCTGCCGATATGCAGATGACTGCAACATATATGTAAAAAGCAGGTCTGCAGGAAACAGAGTAATGAAGAGCATAAAGAAATTCATAGAAAGCAAATTAAAACTAAAAGTCAACGAAGCAAAAAGTGCTGTAGATAGACCATGGAGAAGAAAATTTCTTGGATTTTCATTCTACACAAAAGAAAACGAAGTAAGAATAAGAATCCATGAAAAATCCATCAAAAGGTTTAAGGAAAAAGTAAGAGAAATAACCAATCGGAACAAGGGAATAAGCATGGAAAACAGAATAAAAAGACTAAATCAAATAACAACAGGATGGGTCAACTATTTTGGATTAGCAGACGCGAAAAGCATAATGAAAACCCTTGACGAATGGATAAGGCGAAGACTAAGGGCATGTATATGGAAACAATGGAAGAAGATAAAAACGAAGCATGATAACTTAGTAAAACTAGGAGTAGAAGAACAAAAAGCCTGGGAATACGCCAATACAAGGAAAGGCTACTGGAGAATATCCAATAGCCCAATCCTAAATAAGACTCTTACAAATAAATACTTTGAAAGCATAGGTTATAAGAGTTTATCCCAAAGATATCTAATTGTACACAATTCCTAA
- a CDS encoding alpha/beta fold hydrolase, protein MVIKGEYVNIKGSKIHYLEIDKESSKDTVILLHGKRYNAYDWINSGIAENLSNQGFKVICFEFPGYGSSEECDLEKEEVLLEFVKKLNISSFHLVAPSFSGEISIKFALKYGDMLKSLTIVDSINVDKYKEKLNEIYVKTLIVWGKKDEIAPYEFAEILKNNIKNSTLFVFENLGHTCYFDDAKKFSEVLINFIRA, encoded by the coding sequence ATGGTTATAAAAGGTGAGTATGTAAATATAAAAGGCAGTAAAATTCATTATTTAGAAATAGATAAAGAGAGTAGCAAAGATACAGTGATATTATTGCATGGCAAAAGATACAATGCTTATGATTGGATAAATTCAGGGATAGCTGAAAATTTATCTAATCAAGGATTTAAGGTGATATGCTTTGAGTTTCCCGGATATGGTTCTTCCGAAGAGTGCGATTTAGAAAAGGAAGAGGTTTTATTAGAATTTGTAAAAAAATTAAATATATCTTCTTTTCACCTTGTAGCTCCCTCTTTTAGTGGGGAGATATCTATAAAATTTGCTCTCAAATATGGCGATATGCTTAAAAGCTTGACAATTGTAGATAGCATAAATGTAGATAAATACAAAGAAAAATTAAATGAAATATATGTAAAAACATTGATTGTATGGGGGAAGAAAGATGAAATTGCACCCTATGAATTTGCGGAAATATTGAAAAATAATATTAAAAACAGTACATTGTTTGTGTTTGAAAATTTGGGACATACCTGCTATTTTGATGATGCAAAAAAGTTCTCTGAGGTGTTGATAAATTTTATAAGAGCATAA
- a CDS encoding M48 family metallopeptidase: protein MSFIKFNKLWLTLILITTIFSALYLYYTLFPGNIPREVYKYFSPLEISKAQKYHRINRLIYITSFLTKAAFLIWFVFGNNAIKLSYYTEKLASGKYYVNVFLYFIALWVILRLISLPFSLLSHSVQVEWGFSVQTMASWWSDYFKSAALDFVFSSMGVLLLFVALNKWPNNWWVSAAVFLTIIMFVQIYVYPTFIAPLFNKFTPIKDQKIINMVKEISKNAGIKIDKIQEMDASKRTTLANAYFYGFGKTSRIVLYDTLLKNYPEDEIKAVIAHEAGHWKENHVLKSMLIGIVGLVIGLYFLNILIHSSLFLPYGKRMTPAVLAMIYLFILLINFDTSPIQNYISRQMEKQADLLSVEYLRDKKLVIKLQIDLAKKSLLDVAPPPFIEWFSYSHPSTMHRIKLVERQISSRS, encoded by the coding sequence ATGTCTTTTATAAAATTCAATAAATTGTGGCTGACACTTATATTAATTACCACAATATTTTCTGCTTTATACCTTTATTATACATTATTTCCAGGAAATATACCTCGTGAAGTCTACAAATATTTTTCTCCTTTAGAAATATCAAAAGCGCAAAAGTATCACAGAATAAATCGATTGATTTACATAACTTCTTTTTTGACAAAAGCAGCTTTTTTGATATGGTTTGTATTTGGGAATAATGCTATCAAGCTTTCATATTATACTGAAAAATTAGCTTCAGGTAAATACTATGTGAATGTCTTTTTATATTTCATTGCCTTATGGGTAATTTTAAGGTTAATATCTCTACCCTTTAGCCTTTTAAGCCATTCTGTTCAAGTTGAATGGGGTTTTTCTGTACAGACAATGGCTTCTTGGTGGAGTGATTATTTTAAAAGTGCGGCTTTAGACTTTGTTTTTTCGTCAATGGGAGTATTGCTCTTATTTGTGGCTCTAAATAAATGGCCTAATAACTGGTGGGTAAGTGCTGCAGTCTTTTTGACGATAATTATGTTTGTGCAAATTTACGTCTATCCTACTTTTATAGCACCTTTATTTAATAAATTCACCCCAATCAAAGACCAAAAAATAATAAACATGGTAAAGGAAATATCAAAAAATGCGGGAATAAAAATAGATAAGATTCAAGAAATGGATGCAAGTAAAAGGACTACTCTTGCCAATGCCTACTTTTATGGATTTGGAAAGACAAGTAGGATTGTATTGTATGATACATTATTAAAAAATTATCCAGAGGATGAAATAAAGGCAGTTATAGCTCATGAAGCAGGTCATTGGAAAGAAAATCACGTATTAAAAAGTATGTTAATAGGCATAGTAGGACTTGTAATAGGCCTTTATTTTCTTAATATTTTAATTCACTCAAGCCTATTTCTCCCTTATGGTAAAAGAATGACTCCTGCTGTTTTAGCGATGATATATTTGTTTATACTACTTATAAATTTTGACACAAGTCCAATACAAAATTACATATCAAGGCAGATGGAAAAACAAGCAGATTTACTATCTGTAGAGTACCTTCGCGACAAAAAACTTGTAATAAAACTTCAGATTGACCTTGCTAAAAAAAGTTTATTGGATGTAGCTCCGCCGCCTTTTATAGAATGGTTTTCTTATTCTCATCCTTCTACAATGCATAGGATTAAATTAGTAGAAAGGCAAATATCGAGTAGGAGCTGA
- a CDS encoding NAD(P)/FAD-dependent oxidoreductase, which produces MLLKEGKIGNIKLKNRIIMLPTVTNLSNEGFVSEREMEYYKRRSKGVSLVIVGASYVNKLGKFFINQIGIDDDDKIQGLRRLSEVIHQNGAQAAIQLAMHNPKYKPSDFTKQQIQGFVQDFVSGAIRAKKAGFDAVELHFAHGWFVNQFLSPDTNKRTDEYGGNFEGRTKFALDILREVKKTIPEMTVICRINGSDFTDRGFTIEESVRFAKLLEYHGADALDISGGVSSTSEYHISPMGIEDKPLIGIVKRIKENVTIPVIAVDKLGSVYDWEKVLEDGIADFIGIARGFIGDPDLAEKLIKGHEEDIRYCIHCNQACIAYIQKGLSVSCMINPEVGREKEFEVKTDKPLNIAVIGGGPAGMSAAKYLAKKGHNVTLFEKENKLGGQLNVAKVPPHKQEIGKVIEYLENDLKKYNVKVHLNKKISLQEIKEMPYDKIVIATGSKPAKINLDADINPYMAIEVLEGNIPKGRDIAIIGGGLTGLETAEYLAEKGKKVTVLEMKEEVGEGIYPMVKKLILNRLKELKVDIITNALIKEISGGKLMYTSKDTYKVVKVEDVVLAVGNLPDTEFEELKNENRYYFIGDCKTVASAVEAIRDGAELSLII; this is translated from the coding sequence GTGTTATTAAAAGAAGGGAAAATAGGGAATATTAAGTTAAAAAATAGGATAATTATGTTGCCTACTGTTACAAATTTATCAAATGAGGGGTTTGTAAGCGAAAGAGAAATGGAATATTATAAAAGAAGGTCAAAAGGTGTCTCATTGGTCATTGTGGGTGCAAGTTACGTAAATAAGCTGGGGAAATTTTTTATAAATCAAATAGGAATAGATGATGACGACAAAATACAGGGACTTAGAAGATTATCGGAGGTAATTCACCAAAATGGGGCACAAGCTGCTATTCAACTTGCAATGCACAATCCAAAATACAAGCCATCAGATTTTACAAAACAACAAATACAAGGCTTTGTACAAGATTTTGTAAGTGGAGCAATAAGGGCGAAAAAGGCTGGTTTTGATGCTGTGGAGTTGCATTTTGCTCACGGATGGTTTGTAAATCAATTTTTATCTCCTGATACAAACAAAAGGACTGACGAATACGGAGGAAATTTTGAAGGAAGGACAAAGTTTGCACTTGATATATTGCGAGAAGTTAAAAAAACTATTCCGGAGATGACGGTAATTTGCAGGATTAATGGCAGTGATTTTACAGATAGAGGCTTTACAATTGAAGAGAGTGTAAGATTCGCAAAACTGTTAGAATACCATGGTGCTGATGCTTTAGATATATCGGGAGGTGTATCTTCCACATCGGAGTACCATATCTCTCCTATGGGGATTGAAGATAAGCCTTTGATTGGAATTGTAAAGAGGATAAAAGAAAATGTAACTATACCTGTTATAGCGGTTGATAAGCTCGGCAGTGTTTATGATTGGGAAAAAGTTTTAGAGGATGGCATAGCTGATTTTATAGGGATAGCTCGTGGTTTCATAGGAGATCCGGATTTGGCGGAAAAATTGATAAAAGGACACGAAGAAGATATAAGGTATTGCATTCACTGCAATCAGGCGTGTATTGCATACATTCAAAAAGGACTTTCTGTTTCTTGCATGATTAATCCAGAGGTAGGAAGAGAAAAAGAATTTGAAGTAAAGACCGATAAACCATTAAATATAGCTGTAATTGGCGGCGGGCCAGCGGGCATGTCTGCGGCCAAATATCTCGCAAAAAAAGGCCATAACGTTACTTTGTTTGAAAAAGAAAATAAACTTGGTGGACAACTAAATGTAGCAAAAGTGCCTCCTCATAAACAAGAGATAGGAAAAGTTATTGAATATCTGGAAAATGATTTAAAGAAATACAATGTCAAAGTACATTTAAATAAAAAAATAAGTTTACAGGAAATAAAAGAAATGCCTTATGATAAAATTGTCATTGCTACAGGCTCAAAGCCAGCTAAAATCAATTTGGATGCGGATATAAATCCCTACATGGCTATTGAAGTATTGGAGGGAAATATTCCAAAAGGAAGAGATATTGCAATAATTGGTGGAGGCCTTACTGGACTTGAAACAGCCGAATACCTTGCTGAAAAAGGGAAAAAAGTGACAGTTTTAGAAATGAAAGAAGAAGTTGGCGAAGGGATATACCCAATGGTTAAAAAACTGATTTTAAATAGATTAAAAGAACTTAAAGTTGATATAATCACAAATGCTTTAATAAAAGAAATATCTGGGGGGAAACTCATGTATACTTCCAAGGACACATATAAAGTAGTCAAAGTGGAGGATGTAGTTTTAGCAGTTGGAAATTTACCTGATACTGAATTTGAGGAACTAAAAAATGAGAACAGATATTATTTCATTGGTGACTGCAAAACTGTTGCTTCTGCAGTAGAAGCGATAAGGGATGGAGCAGAGCTTTCACTCATTATATAG
- a CDS encoding Crp/Fnr family transcriptional regulator — protein sequence MTISSVYNEMFDINRQKDMRKFFLNIAIQGYKKSFLKNETITINYNKPYIAIITKGLIKQFISNKNGKIKVLYLLQPGEIFGEFSYLGGGFDLIEGQAIKDSEISIIFEDKLSSILETNPDMYKYIAHSMSRKFRIVTMQMSDLIFKDSMGRLCDFLIRLFYQQGKKIKKGYIIDIPLTHENIANLIGCDRVTVTKGLNKLKKEGLIEIDGKKIIIKDLRYLENYVDS from the coding sequence ATGACTATAAGTTCGGTATATAATGAAATGTTTGATATAAATCGACAGAAAGATATGAGAAAATTTTTCCTTAATATAGCTATACAGGGATATAAAAAGAGTTTTTTGAAAAATGAAACTATAACAATTAATTATAACAAACCATATATTGCCATAATAACGAAAGGGTTGATAAAGCAATTTATTTCAAATAAAAATGGAAAGATAAAAGTCCTTTATTTGTTGCAACCAGGGGAAATATTTGGAGAATTTTCCTATTTAGGAGGAGGATTTGATTTAATTGAAGGTCAAGCTATAAAAGATAGTGAAATATCTATTATTTTTGAAGATAAATTAAGTTCTATTCTGGAAACAAATCCTGATATGTATAAATATATTGCTCATAGCATGAGCAGAAAATTTAGAATTGTTACTATGCAGATGAGCGATTTAATTTTCAAAGATTCAATGGGAAGACTGTGCGATTTTCTAATTAGATTATTCTATCAACAAGGCAAGAAGATAAAAAAAGGTTATATAATAGATATTCCTTTAACCCATGAGAATATTGCCAATTTAATAGGATGTGATAGAGTAACGGTTACAAAAGGACTAAATAAGTTAAAAAAAGAAGGTTTAATTGAGATAGATGGAAAAAAGATTATAATAAAAGACCTTCGCTACCTTGAAAATTATGTGGATTCATAA
- a CDS encoding B12-binding domain-containing radical SAM protein → MKTLLVGINAKYYHTNLAIRNIRKFCHPYDIEIFETTINDSTDFMLESVVEKEPDVVGISCYIWNIEIALNLAENIKKILPKVILVLGGPEASYDVDNLLSKGFIDYIVLGEGEIAFKELLEALEGKRDIKEVAGISYKVDGQIVIQPQKDYVNLNEVPISYEEEEDLSNKLVYYETSRGCPFKCAYCLSSIDNKLRYESLEKVEGDLKWFVDKNVKILKLIDRSFNSNRKRAREILNIMKKIGGDTVFHCEVNPELVDKEFIEELKGLEKRIQFEVGVQTTNKNSLKKISRITAVEKALRGIKLLREAGIKLHVDLIAGLPEDSFETFSKAFDDVYNLKPDEIQLGFLKVLKGTPLMRKVEEFKIVYDNKPPYEILYTKDVSYQELVILKGIAFLLNKYYNSGKFKKTLEYLENKFERPFDFYLEFYKYWKENELLYKNHSLKALYDILYKFSIETLDVDEDLIKDVIKFDFLYFNAAKDLPDCVKEKYEKGQEIFKKYIKDENWLKENLPQAVGLSSLELSKKIVYEFFKHDVTADFKKENLIIIFLHGKEQTYYAKLIL, encoded by the coding sequence ATGAAAACACTTCTTGTAGGAATCAATGCAAAATATTATCACACCAATCTTGCTATAAGAAATATAAGAAAGTTTTGTCATCCTTATGATATAGAAATTTTTGAGACTACTATAAATGACAGTACAGATTTTATGCTAGAAAGTGTTGTAGAAAAGGAACCAGACGTAGTAGGTATATCTTGTTACATATGGAATATAGAAATAGCATTAAATTTGGCTGAAAATATAAAAAAAATACTTCCGAAAGTAATATTGGTTTTGGGGGGACCTGAGGCTTCTTATGATGTAGATAATCTTTTGTCAAAAGGCTTTATAGATTACATAGTTTTAGGGGAAGGGGAAATTGCTTTTAAAGAATTATTGGAAGCGTTAGAAGGAAAAAGGGATATAAAAGAAGTTGCAGGAATTAGCTATAAGGTTGATGGGCAAATAGTAATTCAACCACAAAAAGATTATGTCAACTTAAATGAAGTTCCCATATCTTATGAGGAAGAGGAAGATTTGAGCAATAAGCTTGTGTATTATGAGACCTCAAGAGGTTGTCCTTTTAAATGTGCTTATTGTCTTTCTTCTATTGACAATAAATTGAGATATGAAAGCCTTGAAAAAGTCGAAGGGGATTTGAAGTGGTTTGTAGATAAAAATGTGAAAATATTAAAACTTATTGATAGGTCTTTTAATTCAAATAGAAAGAGAGCAAGAGAGATTTTAAATATTATGAAAAAAATAGGTGGAGATACTGTATTTCACTGCGAAGTTAACCCTGAGCTTGTGGATAAAGAGTTTATAGAAGAATTAAAAGGGTTGGAAAAAAGAATACAGTTTGAAGTAGGAGTTCAGACTACAAATAAGAATAGCTTAAAAAAAATATCTCGTATTACTGCAGTTGAAAAAGCCTTGAGAGGAATAAAACTGCTTAGAGAAGCGGGAATAAAACTGCATGTAGATTTGATAGCGGGACTTCCTGAAGATAGTTTTGAAACTTTTAGTAAAGCTTTTGATGATGTGTATAATTTAAAACCTGATGAAATACAGTTGGGATTTTTAAAAGTATTAAAAGGTACTCCTTTAATGAGAAAAGTGGAGGAGTTTAAAATAGTTTATGATAATAAGCCCCCCTATGAGATCTTGTATACAAAGGATGTTAGTTATCAAGAGTTAGTCATTTTAAAAGGTATAGCATTCCTTTTGAACAAATACTATAATTCCGGAAAATTTAAAAAAACTCTTGAATATTTGGAGAATAAATTTGAAAGGCCATTTGACTTTTATCTTGAATTTTATAAGTACTGGAAGGAAAACGAGCTATTATATAAAAATCATTCATTAAAAGCCTTATACGATATTTTATATAAATTTTCTATTGAAACACTCGATGTTGATGAGGATTTAATAAAAGACGTTATAAAATTTGATTTTTTGTATTTTAATGCTGCCAAAGATTTACCTGATTGTGTAAAAGAAAAATATGAGAAAGGTCAAGAGATTTTTAAAAAGTATATTAAAGATGAAAATTGGTTAAAAGAAAATCTTCCACAAGCTGTTGGACTTTCCAGCCTTGAATTGTCAAAAAAAATAGTTTATGAATTTTTTAAACACGATGTGACAGCAGATTTTAAAAAAGAAAATTTAATAATAATTTTCCTTCATGGAAAAGAACAAACTTATTATGCAAAATTAATTTTGTGA
- a CDS encoding DUF969 domain-containing protein — MIKLIGILIIIVGFVLKLDTLAVVLIAGIVTGLVAGVPFHKIVEILGKAFVDNRYMSIFIISLPVIGILERYGLRERAAYVIGKIKAATVGKVTSLYLALRTLAAMFGLRLGGHVQFIRPLILPMAEGAAMNRYGEIKSEDHETIKGLEAAVENYGNFFGQNAFVAAGGVLLIVGVLKELNYTVEALDIAKASIPIALIIMVVGTLQFFYYDRKFDQKYRIRTRSKKENR; from the coding sequence ATGATTAAGTTAATTGGTATTTTAATCATTATTGTGGGATTTGTCTTGAAGCTCGATACTTTAGCAGTGGTTTTAATTGCTGGTATTGTGACTGGCCTGGTGGCAGGGGTACCTTTTCATAAAATTGTAGAAATTTTAGGAAAAGCTTTTGTAGACAATAGATATATGTCTATATTTATTATCTCATTGCCTGTAATTGGAATACTTGAAAGGTATGGTCTCCGTGAAAGGGCTGCATATGTAATAGGAAAGATAAAAGCAGCTACAGTGGGAAAAGTAACTTCTTTATATTTAGCACTTAGGACATTGGCAGCGATGTTCGGCTTAAGGCTTGGCGGACATGTACAATTTATACGACCTTTGATATTACCTATGGCAGAAGGGGCAGCAATGAATAGATATGGCGAAATAAAAAGCGAAGACCATGAAACAATTAAGGGGTTAGAAGCTGCAGTAGAAAACTATGGTAATTTCTTTGGGCAGAATGCTTTTGTTGCAGCAGGAGGTGTTTTGTTAATTGTTGGTGTATTAAAAGAATTAAACTATACCGTAGAAGCTTTAGATATCGCAAAAGCGTCAATACCTATCGCGTTAATAATAATGGTAGTTGGTACTTTGCAGTTTTTCTATTATGACAGAAAATTTGACCAAAAGTATAGGATAAGAACGAGGTCCAAAAAAGAAAATAGGTAA
- a CDS encoding type 1 glutamine amidotransferase domain-containing protein, whose translation MKKFAILIENMYEEPELLYPYYRLKEEGYEVHLIGPEKDKVYTGKHGYPMKSTHASKDIKAEDYDAVIIPGGYSPDYMRRCNDTINFVKEMDKLQKPIAAICHGPWIMASACNLKGKRVTSFFSIKDDLINAGAQYVDEEVVVDGNLITSRTPNDLVAFVKAIIEKVK comes from the coding sequence ATGAAAAAATTTGCCATATTAATTGAGAATATGTATGAAGAGCCAGAACTACTATATCCATACTATAGACTTAAAGAAGAAGGATATGAAGTACATTTAATAGGTCCAGAAAAAGACAAAGTATACACAGGAAAACATGGATATCCAATGAAAAGCACCCATGCTTCAAAAGATATAAAAGCAGAAGATTATGATGCAGTAATAATCCCTGGGGGTTATTCACCTGATTACATGAGAAGATGTAATGACACTATTAATTTTGTCAAAGAAATGGACAAACTACAAAAACCAATAGCGGCTATTTGCCATGGCCCCTGGATTATGGCTTCCGCTTGCAATTTAAAAGGAAAAAGAGTGACAAGCTTTTTCTCAATAAAAGATGACTTAATAAATGCAGGAGCCCAGTATGTAGATGAAGAAGTAGTTGTAGATGGAAATTTAATAACCTCCAGAACTCCAAATGATTTGGTGGCTTTTGTAAAAGCCATAATTGAAAAGGTTAAGTAA
- a CDS encoding DUF979 domain-containing protein, which translates to MLKDSLTEILYIMMGIVSFYSAYATLKEKNHPSKIPTALFWGLLGIIFTFSRIGLLWGNKNIYIPDIYTGYMVIVLTLLSAFRLVKIGKFDESTSEFKEQMSQKIGNLIFVPALALGIVTFIVAQVWTKQLGSLVAFWISTVVAAILALVITKGKVKEMADDGRRLLEVVGPISILPQLLAALGAVFTVAGVGEVIASGIKTIIPQGNILLGVIAYCLGMALFTMIMGNAFAAFAVITAGIGIPFVIAQGGNPVIVAALGMTAGYCGTLMTPMAANFNIVPTAILEMEDKKYGVIKYQVPVAIAMLIIHIVLMYFWAF; encoded by the coding sequence ATGCTTAAGGATTCTTTAACTGAAATCCTATACATTATGATGGGCATAGTTTCTTTTTACTCAGCGTATGCTACACTAAAAGAAAAAAATCATCCTTCAAAAATCCCTACTGCTTTATTTTGGGGGTTATTAGGAATAATTTTTACATTTAGTCGAATAGGCTTATTGTGGGGTAATAAAAACATTTATATACCTGATATATATACAGGATACATGGTTATTGTATTGACTCTATTATCTGCATTTCGATTAGTCAAAATTGGAAAATTTGACGAATCAACCTCAGAATTTAAAGAACAAATGTCACAAAAAATTGGCAATCTAATTTTTGTTCCAGCTTTGGCTCTTGGCATAGTTACATTTATTGTTGCTCAAGTATGGACAAAACAACTTGGTTCTCTTGTTGCATTTTGGATATCAACTGTAGTTGCAGCAATTTTAGCATTGGTGATTACAAAAGGGAAAGTTAAAGAAATGGCTGATGATGGTAGAAGATTGCTTGAAGTAGTAGGACCTATAAGCATTTTACCGCAACTTCTTGCTGCTTTAGGAGCTGTTTTTACAGTTGCAGGTGTAGGTGAAGTAATAGCAAGTGGGATAAAGACAATTATTCCTCAGGGTAATATACTTTTAGGGGTAATTGCTTATTGCTTAGGAATGGCTTTATTTACCATGATAATGGGCAATGCTTTTGCAGCATTTGCGGTTATTACAGCAGGAATTGGAATTCCTTTTGTAATAGCTCAAGGAGGGAATCCGGTGATAGTAGCGGCTTTAGGTATGACAGCAGGATATTGTGGAACTTTAATGACACCAATGGCGGCGAATTTTAATATAGTTCCGACTGCAATATTGGAAATGGAAGATAAGAAATATGGAGTTATAAAATATCAAGTTCCTGTAGCTATTGCCATGCTCATTATTCACATAGTACTAATGTATTTTTGGGCATTTTAA